From the Acetomicrobium sp. S15 = DSM 107314 genome, one window contains:
- a CDS encoding mechanosensitive ion channel family protein has product MNYQLYGNSLLSWVTACAIGIAAFFVLRFIRNRIASRLEPLAQKRPIPPFEIALQLLRHTKAFFFVMVAIFFGSLSLSLPPTLSRAISILTVLAFLFQVAIWFDWLIYYFVSRYAERAMIRDAAAATTARALGVILRLILWALILLLALDNMGINVTAVVAGLGIGGVAVALAVQNILGDLFSSFSIVLDKPFLVGDFIIVDDLMGTVEHVGLKTTRLRSLSGEQLVFSNSDLLRARIRNYKRMYERRVVFSFGVVYQTPYEKLSAIPDIVKAIITSQERTRFDRAHFLKFGNSSLDFEVVYYVLSPDYNVYMDAQQAINLAIYKRFAEEGIKFAYPTQTIYLKAEGLPLQLTQGEATNEAQ; this is encoded by the coding sequence ATGAACTATCAACTTTATGGAAACTCGCTTCTGTCGTGGGTCACGGCCTGTGCCATAGGCATCGCTGCGTTCTTCGTTTTGAGGTTTATACGAAATCGGATCGCATCGCGCCTCGAGCCACTCGCGCAAAAAAGACCCATCCCTCCTTTTGAAATCGCGCTACAGCTTCTCCGTCACACTAAGGCCTTTTTCTTCGTCATGGTCGCGATCTTCTTCGGGTCGCTCTCCCTCTCCCTTCCGCCGACCCTCTCTCGCGCCATTTCTATATTGACGGTATTGGCCTTCTTGTTTCAGGTAGCCATATGGTTCGATTGGCTCATCTATTACTTCGTATCGCGATATGCGGAGCGGGCCATGATCAGAGACGCTGCGGCGGCCACTACGGCGAGGGCGCTGGGGGTTATCCTGAGGCTCATCCTCTGGGCGTTAATTTTACTCTTAGCCTTGGATAATATGGGGATCAACGTGACGGCCGTGGTGGCAGGCTTGGGAATCGGCGGCGTAGCCGTGGCCCTGGCCGTTCAAAACATCTTGGGGGATCTCTTCTCCTCCTTTTCCATCGTCTTAGATAAGCCGTTCCTCGTGGGGGATTTCATCATCGTCGATGACCTCATGGGGACCGTGGAACATGTGGGGCTCAAAACCACGCGCCTTAGGAGCCTCTCCGGCGAGCAGTTAGTATTTTCAAACAGCGACCTGTTGAGGGCGCGGATCAGAAACTACAAGCGCATGTACGAGAGGCGCGTGGTTTTTTCCTTCGGCGTCGTATATCAGACTCCGTATGAAAAGCTATCAGCCATTCCGGACATCGTTAAAGCGATAATCACATCTCAGGAGAGGACGCGCTTCGACAGGGCCCACTTTCTAAAATTTGGGAACTCCTCTTTGGACTTTGAAGTGGTCTACTATGTTCTCTCGCCGGATTATAACGTATACATGGACGCCCAGCAGGCCATAAACCTCGCCATCTACAAACGTTTCGCCGAAGAGGGCATAAAGTTCGCCTACCCCACGCAGACCATATATTTGAAGGCGGAGGG
- a CDS encoding DciA family protein — translation MRRGKPESLSLLLSKGLSGEVAEKVLWALALSRWNEILGNLTGRAAPLRLEGERLLVVADSPAVAHELNMRGGEIIKELQLIGLKVSSLRAVVGKLPRRRVARTKPAPDVTVAEEDVRAARSRVSGKIGSEDVADQLAKLLATYRKRFSR, via the coding sequence ATGAGGAGAGGAAAGCCAGAGAGCCTATCTTTGCTTTTGAGCAAGGGTTTGAGCGGGGAGGTAGCGGAGAAGGTCTTATGGGCTTTGGCTTTGAGCCGCTGGAATGAGATCTTGGGCAACCTAACTGGGCGGGCTGCCCCGCTGCGCCTGGAGGGAGAAAGGCTTTTAGTCGTCGCCGATTCGCCGGCCGTGGCCCACGAATTGAACATGCGCGGCGGTGAGATTATAAAGGAGCTGCAGCTCATCGGACTTAAGGTTTCCTCGCTTCGTGCGGTAGTAGGGAAGCTTCCGAGGCGAAGGGTGGCTCGAACCAAGCCTGCGCCCGACGTCACAGTGGCTGAGGAGGATGTGCGCGCTGCGCGATCGCGCGTATCCGGCAAGATAGGCTCAGAGGATGTGGCAGATCAGTTGGCCAAACTTTTGGCCACTTATCGTAAGCGGTTCAGCCGGTAG
- the mnmG gene encoding tRNA uridine-5-carboxymethylaminomethyl(34) synthesis enzyme MnmG gives MDKVYDVIVVGGGHAGCEAALAASKMGASVLLLNLHLENTALMACNPSIGGPAKGHITREIDALGGEQGKATDAAALHMRILNTSKGPAVRALRAQCDMRLYYEYFLERLESAKNVDVHQAVVEDIWVDGKSVRGVKTNLGVVFEGRKVILATGTYLGGRVHIGLVNFPSGPLGEVPAGALASSLKKLGFEVKTLKTGTSPRIHADSVDFTSLMCQESDAAPRAFSYFDEGKVYSGFPCYVTRSTLKTHEIIKRALDRSPLFTGAIKGVGPRYCPSIEDRVVRFPEKDSHVVFLEPTARRSREIYMQNFSTSLPYDVQVAMVRSLPGCESAHLLRPGYAIEYNFLPPTQLRPWLETKLVEGLFCAGQINGTSGYEEAASQGLLAGINAVLTLRGEEPLVLKRSEAYIGVLIDDLVTKGTSEPYRMLTSRCEHRLLLRFDNADRRLSPVARQLGLLDDFQWQTLTERWRRMDEERKRLAETYIYPTPGLNDFLLSVGTSPVEEPVTLESLLKRPEVSYGHIAELSPPREPAIGDLGERIEIEVKYEGYIERERRSCERMERLDGVSIPDDIDYSSITGLLSESRQKLSSIRPRTLGQASRISGVTPADIQILSVVVASRRKSA, from the coding sequence ATGGACAAAGTATATGACGTGATCGTGGTCGGTGGAGGGCACGCGGGCTGCGAGGCGGCTTTGGCGGCCTCGAAGATGGGGGCCTCTGTACTCCTGTTGAATCTACATCTCGAAAATACCGCCCTAATGGCGTGCAACCCGTCTATAGGCGGACCGGCGAAGGGGCATATTACAAGAGAGATAGATGCCTTAGGGGGCGAACAAGGCAAAGCCACCGATGCCGCGGCGCTGCACATGAGAATATTGAACACGTCCAAGGGGCCAGCAGTCAGGGCCTTGAGGGCTCAATGCGACATGAGGTTATATTACGAGTACTTCCTCGAGAGGTTGGAGTCGGCAAAGAACGTTGATGTCCATCAGGCCGTCGTCGAAGACATATGGGTAGATGGCAAAAGCGTCCGCGGCGTGAAGACAAATTTGGGCGTCGTCTTTGAGGGGAGAAAAGTAATACTTGCCACCGGTACATATTTGGGAGGAAGGGTCCATATAGGGCTCGTGAACTTTCCGTCCGGCCCGCTGGGCGAAGTCCCGGCGGGCGCTTTAGCCTCGTCGCTGAAAAAGTTGGGCTTCGAGGTCAAAACCTTGAAGACGGGCACGTCGCCCAGGATCCACGCCGACAGCGTAGATTTCACCTCCTTGATGTGCCAGGAGAGCGACGCCGCGCCGCGCGCGTTCAGTTATTTCGACGAAGGGAAGGTATACAGCGGCTTCCCTTGCTATGTGACGCGGAGCACTCTCAAGACGCACGAGATCATAAAGAGAGCACTCGACAGGTCACCCCTCTTTACGGGAGCGATAAAGGGCGTGGGGCCGCGCTATTGCCCGTCCATCGAAGACAGGGTTGTGCGCTTTCCGGAGAAAGACTCCCACGTCGTCTTTTTGGAGCCCACGGCCAGAAGGAGCAGAGAGATCTATATGCAAAACTTCTCGACCAGCCTGCCCTATGACGTTCAAGTGGCCATGGTGCGCTCTCTTCCGGGGTGCGAAAGCGCTCACTTGCTGCGGCCCGGCTACGCGATAGAATACAATTTTCTACCGCCAACACAACTTCGCCCGTGGCTTGAGACCAAGCTCGTTGAAGGGCTCTTCTGCGCCGGACAGATAAACGGCACCTCAGGGTACGAAGAGGCCGCATCACAGGGGCTTTTGGCCGGCATAAATGCGGTTTTGACGTTGCGCGGCGAGGAACCGCTGGTTTTAAAGCGAAGCGAAGCGTATATCGGCGTGCTCATAGATGACTTGGTGACGAAGGGCACGTCCGAACCTTACAGGATGCTCACGAGCCGGTGCGAACACAGGCTGCTTTTGAGGTTTGACAACGCCGACAGGCGCCTCAGCCCCGTGGCGAGGCAGTTGGGGTTGCTCGATGATTTCCAGTGGCAAACCTTGACAGAGCGATGGCGCAGGATGGACGAAGAGCGCAAGAGGCTCGCTGAGACGTATATATATCCCACACCGGGCCTCAATGACTTCCTCTTATCCGTCGGGACGTCTCCCGTAGAGGAGCCTGTGACGTTGGAATCGCTCTTAAAGAGGCCAGAGGTGTCTTATGGGCACATAGCCGAGCTCTCTCCTCCTCGCGAACCTGCGATCGGCGATCTCGGCGAGCGGATAGAGATCGAAGTGAAGTATGAAGGTTATATAGAACGCGAGAGGCGCTCCTGCGAGCGCATGGAGCGGTTGGACGGCGTAAGCATCCCGGATGACATCGACTACTCCTCCATCACTGGATTACTTTCAGAGAGCAGGCAAAAACTTTCTTCCATACGCCCGCGCACGCTCGGTCAGGCGAGCCGTATATCTGGCGTTACGCCGGCGGATATACAGATACTATCAGTGGTTGTCGCGTCTCGGAGGAAAAGCGCATGA
- the recF gene encoding DNA replication/repair protein RecF (All proteins in this family for which functions are known are DNA-binding proteins that assist the filamentation of RecA onto DNA for the initiation of recombination or recombinational repair.), with the protein MLCSRIACINFKNLKPQAVFWEGDLNLLVGPNGAGKTNFLEAIRLSCGFGPFRRSVLGDLVLWGEGRAQISASFEGEESLEVTLSIDGRSSLSRDGRRTSASELRCHLPCVAFMPEDLSLVGGSPAVRRRFIDNLCAALNPLYVYRLNEHHRLVRHRTKLLAFKEDDTSAVKVQAPLAAWIWSKRQEAVECLQEEVKWTPELSFPFDVSLHKGGCEGEGDLLEVFWESWKNLRGLEQRGGVPLVGPQRDDLAINVLGRPAKYLSRGHKKRVAISLMIAASRVLEKRLRRSPLLLLDEVASELDEEGRDILFRYLLEAKWQVFAATASGPIQGWPGAVWCVDDGKVSKLSG; encoded by the coding sequence ATGTTATGTAGCCGCATAGCCTGTATTAATTTTAAAAATCTGAAGCCGCAGGCTGTGTTTTGGGAGGGTGACCTCAACCTGTTGGTGGGGCCCAATGGGGCAGGAAAGACAAATTTTTTAGAGGCGATTCGCCTTTCCTGCGGTTTCGGCCCGTTTAGGAGGAGCGTCCTCGGCGATTTGGTGTTGTGGGGAGAAGGAAGGGCACAAATATCTGCCAGCTTTGAAGGGGAGGAGTCTTTAGAGGTGACCCTCTCTATAGATGGACGGTCGTCGCTTTCTCGGGATGGGCGACGCACGTCAGCCTCGGAATTGCGATGCCATCTGCCGTGCGTCGCGTTTATGCCGGAAGATCTGTCTTTAGTCGGCGGCAGCCCTGCGGTGCGCCGCCGCTTTATAGATAACTTATGTGCGGCTTTGAACCCGCTTTACGTTTATAGATTGAACGAACATCACCGCCTCGTAAGGCACAGAACTAAACTTTTAGCCTTTAAAGAGGACGACACCTCTGCTGTGAAGGTCCAGGCACCTCTGGCGGCGTGGATATGGTCCAAGAGGCAGGAAGCTGTCGAATGCCTTCAGGAGGAGGTCAAGTGGACACCTGAACTCTCCTTTCCCTTCGATGTATCCTTGCATAAAGGTGGTTGTGAAGGTGAAGGTGATTTACTCGAAGTTTTTTGGGAGTCGTGGAAAAACTTGAGGGGGCTTGAGCAAAGGGGCGGAGTTCCGCTGGTTGGGCCACAGCGCGACGACCTCGCGATAAACGTCCTCGGAAGGCCAGCCAAATATCTGAGCAGAGGCCACAAAAAACGCGTCGCTATAAGCCTGATGATAGCCGCGTCGAGGGTATTAGAGAAGAGACTCAGGCGAAGCCCACTGCTCTTACTCGATGAGGTAGCGTCAGAACTCGACGAAGAGGGAAGAGATATCCTGTTTCGATATTTGCTCGAGGCGAAGTGGCAAGTTTTTGCGGCGACAGCCTCCGGTCCGATTCAAGGCTGGCCCGGAGCCGTTTGGTGTGTCGATGACGGGAAGGTTTCCAAGCTATCGGGGTGA
- the dnaN gene encoding DNA polymerase III subunit beta, whose amino-acid sequence MIGVRLSVNKGSFVRSWQLAQTSIKSTPTITALGCVKCCAEDNSVTLMSTDLKTSVTCLAQGAVISEEGEAILPARIVGELIKKLPDSQFVLNVEDGKGYIETGRSRYTFVTYPPEDFPVLPTSKTAKPLCALPIKDMIRLLKEGTFSGSPSEEFPQYLSAASIKVNGDKIETATTDIRRLSISSVLLEEKPDDVASIVLPIKGLKDLERLLGSMDDAELLHISYDNSQAYFSMPGVEFTVRCVDITFPPYEKMISPDYSTWMTVDRIALEGALDRASVMVRNYGWMVVLDLEPEGELVVRGVAPDVGEAVESLDADIGGEKLRIIFNVRYFLDGLQALGSDKAFITFCGPSGQMNLLRPKDDTFRYLLMPITLQEGEAQSLGATSREDVM is encoded by the coding sequence GTGATAGGAGTGCGCCTTTCGGTCAATAAAGGAAGCTTTGTACGCAGCTGGCAATTAGCCCAAACTTCAATAAAAAGCACACCTACGATCACGGCATTGGGGTGTGTAAAATGCTGCGCCGAGGATAATAGTGTCACTTTAATGTCGACGGATCTGAAGACCTCCGTCACTTGTCTTGCTCAGGGAGCGGTGATTAGCGAGGAAGGAGAGGCAATCCTCCCGGCCAGAATCGTCGGAGAGTTGATTAAAAAGCTGCCCGATTCACAGTTCGTCCTTAATGTAGAAGATGGAAAGGGGTATATAGAAACCGGGCGTAGTCGTTATACATTTGTCACATACCCCCCGGAAGACTTCCCAGTTTTACCCACATCGAAGACTGCAAAACCGCTGTGTGCGCTTCCTATAAAAGACATGATCCGCTTATTAAAAGAGGGGACGTTTTCTGGGTCTCCGAGCGAGGAGTTTCCTCAGTACTTGAGCGCAGCATCGATAAAAGTTAACGGCGATAAAATTGAAACCGCCACCACAGATATTCGTCGCCTCTCCATTTCAAGCGTCCTATTAGAGGAAAAGCCGGACGACGTGGCGTCTATAGTGCTTCCGATAAAAGGATTGAAGGATTTAGAGCGCCTCCTCGGCAGCATGGACGATGCAGAGTTATTGCATATATCTTACGATAATTCCCAAGCCTATTTTTCTATGCCGGGGGTGGAGTTCACCGTTCGGTGTGTAGATATAACGTTTCCGCCGTATGAAAAAATGATATCGCCCGACTATTCCACGTGGATGACAGTAGACAGGATAGCCTTGGAAGGAGCACTTGACCGTGCGAGCGTGATGGTGCGTAATTATGGCTGGATGGTAGTATTAGACTTGGAGCCGGAAGGGGAATTAGTGGTGCGCGGTGTCGCTCCCGACGTCGGTGAGGCGGTAGAGTCACTCGACGCCGATATCGGCGGGGAGAAGTTGCGCATAATCTTTAACGTGCGGTATTTCCTCGACGGATTACAAGCCCTCGGGAGCGATAAGGCTTTCATCACGTTCTGCGGGCCGTCGGGGCAGATGAATCTCCTCCGCCCGAAAGACGATACGTTCAGGTATTTATTAATGCCGATAACCCTCCAGGAGGGCGAGGCTCAATCGCTCGGAGCTACATCGCGGGAAGATGTTATGTAG
- the dnaA gene encoding chromosomal replication initiator protein DnaA gives MAENLEIAWRKILEATKNITPQGGGGAEIWLKTCLPLGIEEDRLIIDVPNVFVREQIQTRFLKTLQEITSTLGIADKIELKVDSEVRDEEQKRARRASQPQTGVAAERLGLNQSYIFENFVVGKSNRLAHAASLAVAESPGVAYNPLFIWGGVGLGKTHLMHAIGHYIIKSNSSARVSYVSSEKFTNELITSIQNNRTQDFKAKYRGVDILLIDDIQFLANKESTQEEFFHTFNSLHEAKRQIVISSDRPPKEIQSVEERLVSRFEWGLVTDIQPPDYETRIAILRKKAELRGLDIPDDVVVFIAQHIPSNIRELEGALNRVLACSQLNSEPITVENASEWLKDIIQGTAKSPVTVERIQEFVANEFNIPISDMRSAKRTAEIALCRQVAMYLTRELTDLSLQQIGQAFKKKDHTTVLHACRKVEELMKEDQKIRGAVDRAKKTL, from the coding sequence GTGGCTGAGAATTTAGAAATAGCCTGGAGAAAAATCTTGGAGGCCACCAAAAACATCACACCTCAAGGCGGAGGTGGGGCCGAGATTTGGCTCAAGACGTGCCTACCCTTAGGCATAGAAGAAGACAGATTAATAATAGACGTGCCGAACGTCTTCGTGAGAGAGCAAATACAGACGCGCTTCTTAAAGACGCTGCAGGAGATTACGTCGACACTCGGTATAGCAGATAAGATCGAACTTAAGGTGGATTCCGAAGTGCGCGACGAAGAGCAAAAGCGCGCTCGGCGCGCTTCTCAACCTCAAACCGGGGTGGCAGCGGAGAGATTAGGACTAAATCAATCTTATATATTCGAGAATTTCGTCGTCGGGAAGTCTAATAGGTTGGCCCATGCGGCTAGCCTCGCCGTGGCTGAAAGCCCAGGCGTGGCTTACAACCCGCTTTTCATATGGGGCGGCGTGGGGCTCGGCAAGACTCACCTGATGCACGCAATAGGCCATTACATCATAAAAAGCAACTCCAGCGCCCGCGTCTCTTACGTGAGCTCAGAAAAGTTCACAAATGAATTGATAACTTCGATACAGAACAATCGCACTCAAGATTTCAAGGCGAAATACAGGGGTGTAGACATTCTGTTGATCGACGACATCCAGTTTTTGGCCAATAAAGAGAGCACCCAGGAGGAGTTCTTCCACACTTTTAACAGTTTGCACGAGGCAAAAAGACAGATAGTCATCAGCTCCGACCGGCCGCCGAAGGAAATTCAGAGCGTCGAAGAGAGGTTGGTCTCCCGCTTTGAGTGGGGATTGGTGACGGACATACAGCCGCCTGATTACGAGACGCGCATCGCTATATTGAGGAAAAAGGCCGAATTGAGAGGACTAGACATCCCAGACGATGTGGTCGTATTTATAGCCCAACATATACCGAGCAATATAAGAGAACTCGAAGGGGCGTTGAATAGGGTATTAGCCTGTTCGCAACTCAACTCGGAGCCGATAACGGTGGAAAACGCATCGGAATGGCTAAAAGACATTATCCAGGGCACAGCCAAGAGTCCGGTTACTGTAGAGCGGATCCAGGAGTTCGTGGCAAACGAGTTTAATATACCGATTTCAGACATGCGCAGCGCCAAGCGTACGGCAGAAATAGCCCTCTGCCGGCAAGTTGCCATGTATCTGACGAGAGAGTTGACAGATTTGAGCTTACAACAGATAGGCCAAGCTTTTAAAAAGAAGGATCATACTACTGTACTTCATGCATGTAGAAAAGTAGAGGAATTAATGAAAGAGGATCAAAAGATACGGGGCGCTGTGGATAGAGCTAAGAAAACGTTGTGA
- a CDS encoding MFS transporter has translation MRVELECEKGSKSQGRLKTQKVKTSYIKVLEATSTFRYLIFTTVSISLILSSISATSIAVAFPMITAFFDVSIVVAGWIISVYQLGLTVTMPIIGKVSDALGRKFTFMSCLILFVLGSLLCAVAPNVELLVLFRLIQALGGGGFMPSAVGIVAEEFPESRQKAIGLFSSIFPIGQIIGPNLGGWLVDSFGWRSVFWVNVPIGLTALIFSALLLHPDKKKGVSIDVLGALLVGGSLASLMLGLTLMGYKTMFGLAWMMLSVAVAFAVLLLRHEMRAKDPILDIEVLKTKPFVAANVYNFVYGTAVIGVLSLIPTYATSVYGMSALECGLLLTPRSVGMIVSSVMTSIFIVRWGYRWPMIVGSLATVVGLFLLGFKPNNAALLYTIMLVLGIGVGTASPAANNACIELMPQRAATITGVRGMFRQTGGAVSVTIATLVLHEIGDMALGFSAIFIGLAIAFMATMPLIFMMPKSPNERG, from the coding sequence ATGCGAGTGGAGTTGGAGTGTGAAAAAGGGAGCAAGAGTCAAGGCAGGCTAAAAACACAAAAAGTAAAGACCTCGTATATTAAGGTTTTGGAGGCAACCTCTACGTTTAGATATTTGATATTCACAACTGTGAGCATATCTTTAATCCTTTCGTCTATAAGTGCTACATCTATAGCGGTGGCTTTCCCTATGATCACCGCGTTTTTCGACGTGTCTATAGTCGTGGCGGGGTGGATTATCAGCGTTTACCAACTCGGGCTCACCGTCACCATGCCCATAATCGGCAAGGTGAGCGATGCCCTGGGGAGGAAATTCACGTTCATGTCGTGCCTCATTCTCTTCGTCCTCGGCTCGTTGCTCTGCGCCGTTGCCCCCAACGTGGAGTTGCTTGTCCTTTTTCGCCTCATCCAGGCGCTGGGCGGTGGTGGCTTTATGCCGTCCGCCGTCGGCATAGTAGCTGAGGAGTTTCCCGAGTCCAGGCAGAAAGCGATCGGACTTTTTAGCAGTATCTTCCCCATAGGGCAGATAATCGGCCCGAACTTGGGCGGCTGGCTCGTTGACTCCTTCGGATGGAGGTCTGTATTTTGGGTGAATGTGCCGATAGGTTTGACGGCGCTCATTTTTTCAGCTTTATTGCTTCATCCTGACAAAAAAAAGGGCGTAAGCATCGACGTCTTAGGAGCACTTTTGGTCGGAGGAAGCCTCGCGTCACTGATGTTGGGCCTTACTCTTATGGGTTATAAGACGATGTTCGGATTGGCCTGGATGATGCTCTCCGTCGCCGTAGCCTTCGCGGTTTTACTCCTGCGACATGAAATGAGGGCTAAGGATCCGATCCTTGATATCGAGGTGTTGAAGACTAAGCCGTTTGTAGCTGCAAACGTCTATAACTTCGTCTACGGTACCGCGGTCATCGGGGTTTTGTCGCTCATCCCGACCTATGCAACTTCCGTATACGGAATGAGCGCCTTAGAGTGCGGGCTTCTCCTCACGCCGAGGTCTGTGGGGATGATAGTCTCTTCCGTCATGACGAGTATTTTTATCGTGCGTTGGGGGTATCGTTGGCCGATGATTGTTGGCAGTTTAGCTACCGTGGTGGGGTTGTTTCTTTTAGGCTTCAAGCCGAACAATGCCGCCCTCTTATACACAATCATGTTGGTCTTGGGTATCGGGGTGGGGACTGCATCTCCGGCCGCCAACAACGCCTGCATCGAACTCATGCCACAGCGGGCTGCGACTATAACGGGCGTGAGAGGTATGTTCCGTCAAACTGGAGGAGCTGTGAGCGTCACAATCGCGACGTTGGTTCTCCATGAAATCGGCGACATGGCCTTGGGCTTTAGCGCGATCTTTATCGGTCTGGCGATAGCCTTTATGGCGACCATGCCGCTGATATTTATGATGCCGAAATCTCCGAACGAGCGAGGTTAA
- a CDS encoding metallophosphoesterase family protein: MSFEELLREGVRLNEELPDRRGSFVEHPNLGALLVVGDLHGELDSFKEIMEWAKDDQCLWLFLGDYVDRGAFGVELLTALLEFQLERPDRVILLRGNHEDWEMNYHYTFADELRNKGLIGALPSLLLWYDSLPLAAKVGELAAVHGGVPIPVPEEIERLERAKADDDIGFQILWNDPLDESYWPRGGGTRSFDEGAMEAFLSLLDCRFLIRGHQYVPNVGYKVNFGRCVTIFSAGYGMGWPRAFLYLPEGRIDSEIEAYVIRI; this comes from the coding sequence ATGTCGTTCGAAGAGTTGCTCCGCGAGGGTGTAAGGTTAAACGAGGAGCTTCCGGACCGAAGGGGGTCGTTCGTCGAACACCCTAATCTGGGGGCGCTCCTGGTCGTGGGCGACCTCCACGGAGAGCTCGATTCGTTCAAAGAGATCATGGAGTGGGCCAAAGATGACCAGTGTCTTTGGCTTTTTTTGGGCGATTACGTGGACAGGGGCGCTTTTGGCGTAGAGCTTCTGACCGCCCTACTTGAGTTTCAACTCGAGCGCCCTGACCGTGTTATTTTATTAAGGGGAAACCACGAGGATTGGGAGATGAACTACCATTATACCTTCGCCGACGAATTGAGAAACAAAGGACTCATCGGCGCTTTGCCTTCGCTGCTTTTATGGTACGACAGCCTCCCTTTGGCGGCGAAGGTTGGAGAGCTGGCCGCCGTCCACGGTGGCGTGCCGATTCCCGTCCCTGAAGAGATAGAGAGGCTCGAAAGGGCCAAGGCAGATGACGATATAGGCTTTCAAATACTCTGGAACGACCCGTTAGACGAGTCGTATTGGCCGAGGGGTGGCGGGACTCGCTCCTTCGATGAGGGCGCCATGGAGGCGTTTTTGTCGCTGCTCGATTGTCGATTCCTGATCCGCGGCCATCAATATGTGCCAAACGTCGGGTATAAGGTGAATTTCGGCCGCTGCGTCACGATCTTCTCTGCCGGCTACGGAATGGGATGGCCCAGGGCTTTCCTCTATTTGCCGGAGGGGCGCATAGATTCTGAAATCGAGGCATACGTAATCCGCATATGA
- a CDS encoding DHH family phosphoesterase, producing MMSHPVTHIISHTDLDGVTAAAVAWHAHYPEGMPIKVTLAGYGEVDDLMVESVQEGYRVVVLDLFCQRQKTVDFIDGAFKEGDEPILFDHHKSTMERYGNRPWLVIDTNACAAKVYYRWAVEHLPQEKARKIAQLADIVEIANDRDLWLGERAESRLWQALISLSDPWSVLLRLISTPDGALSEGEREAALAFVRDQEERFSRAMEKVRRFRNDLVLVGPDMLKFGDVSDFCGLVLDRTPDPPKLVAVANKKATGEWAVSLRSRDGLAGELVGILRDGKKVRGGGHGDAAALYFPPHYNTDQIGETLLSGLKAVAERGRSMGVTLGDMLNLLERGEGK from the coding sequence ATGATGTCACATCCGGTTACGCACATAATAAGCCACACAGACCTCGACGGCGTGACCGCCGCTGCCGTTGCTTGGCATGCCCATTACCCTGAAGGCATGCCGATAAAGGTGACGCTTGCTGGCTATGGCGAAGTGGACGACTTGATGGTGGAGTCGGTCCAGGAGGGTTACAGGGTCGTTGTCTTGGACCTCTTCTGCCAGCGCCAAAAGACCGTAGATTTCATCGACGGCGCCTTTAAAGAGGGGGATGAACCCATCCTCTTCGACCATCACAAGAGCACGATGGAGCGCTACGGCAACCGCCCATGGCTGGTGATAGACACGAACGCCTGCGCCGCTAAGGTGTATTATCGATGGGCCGTGGAGCACCTTCCGCAAGAAAAGGCGAGGAAGATAGCCCAGCTTGCTGACATCGTAGAGATCGCAAACGACAGAGACCTGTGGCTCGGCGAGCGCGCCGAAAGCCGTCTGTGGCAGGCGCTGATCTCTCTCTCCGATCCCTGGAGCGTGCTTTTGAGGCTGATCTCCACTCCCGACGGTGCTCTGTCTGAGGGGGAGAGAGAGGCCGCCCTTGCCTTTGTGCGCGACCAGGAGGAAAGGTTCAGCCGCGCCATGGAGAAGGTGCGCCGCTTCAGAAACGACTTGGTCCTCGTGGGGCCGGACATGCTCAAATTCGGAGACGTCTCAGACTTCTGCGGCCTGGTTTTAGATCGCACCCCTGACCCGCCCAAATTGGTCGCGGTGGCGAACAAAAAGGCCACGGGCGAATGGGCGGTCTCTTTGAGGAGCAGGGACGGTTTGGCCGGAGAGTTGGTGGGAATACTAAGGGATGGAAAGAAAGTGCGCGGCGGAGGACATGGCGATGCCGCAGCTCTGTACTTCCCCCCCCATTACAACACCGACCAAATAGGGGAGACGCTCCTCTCCGGGCTTAAGGCAGTCGCGGAGAGGGGGCGTTCCATGGGCGTGACGCTTGGCGATATGTTAAACCTCCTTGAGAGAGGGGAAGGAAAATGA